A genomic window from Candidatus Thiocaldithrix dubininis includes:
- the glnE gene encoding bifunctional [glutamate--ammonia ligase]-adenylyl-L-tyrosine phosphorylase/[glutamate--ammonia-ligase] adenylyltransferase has protein sequence MMPTIDTILAASPYVQFQLERHPEWQVYCEASYPYAEAELVAKVAAEIAPLVNHDEVLRAVRQIRHRESVRIAWRDLSGQAELVESLRTTSDLADALVDAALNWSYKELVAKHGTPRSHSGEAQHMVVLGMGKLGGRELNFSSDIDMIFAFPENGETDGKRSLDNQTFFTRVGQRLIGLLGQTTGDGFGYRVDMRLRPFGEVGALALSFDAMEGYYETHGREWERYALVKARVMAGDQAAGKELMERLRPFVYRRYLDYGAVEQLRDMKAMINREAERRGKFQDVKLGTGGIREIEFTAQVFQLMRGGRIPELRTRNLLETLTVLLKHALITPTEESTLRTAYHFLRRTENRLQMWNDEQTHSLPTEAQRQAALAVSMGFADWLSFKAELTWHQEAVAAIFQRVFRVEGDERKHDPSVNDVWEGTVALTQAQQVLQNLGFKQTDSAAQALHELRTGRLYGALTEIGRSRLNRLMPQLLSTCAATATPDQTLERSLRIINKIASRSGYIAMLADNPGALDQFVRLVSESLWITSQLTDHPILLDQMLDPRQLYTPLDRQQLGKALREELSHIDEDDTGDVMERMRQFKQAQVLRVAAADITGVLPLMQVSDQLTWIAEAVLEESWQHVWRTLCAQTGEPHYQLEGQSHKAGFAIIGYGKLGGLELGYGSDLDIIFLHNSQGTEQQTNGKKPLEHAVFYARLAQRIIHTLSTFTPAGRLYETDTRLRPSGASGLLVSSLKAFQTYQTEKAWVWEHQALLRARAITGTESLMQQFEATRREILCQARDQAEVRREVIEMRKKMWDTLGTHSNKVFNLKKDPGGITDIEFIVQYLILANAHAHPELIRWSDNIRQLESLQQVGLLSAEQADTLADIYRVLRDEIHARSLQELDSKVPISQFAKEREYVQHTWLSIMGA, from the coding sequence TGCCCCCTTAGTCAACCACGACGAAGTATTACGCGCTGTACGGCAAATTCGTCATCGGGAAAGCGTGCGCATTGCTTGGCGTGATTTAAGTGGGCAAGCCGAACTAGTCGAAAGCTTACGCACGACCTCAGATTTAGCCGATGCGTTAGTGGATGCCGCCTTAAATTGGTCCTATAAAGAATTAGTTGCCAAACACGGTACACCGCGTAGTCATAGTGGCGAAGCCCAACACATGGTGGTATTGGGTATGGGTAAATTAGGTGGGCGCGAACTTAATTTCTCCTCAGATATTGATATGATTTTTGCCTTTCCCGAAAACGGCGAAACCGATGGCAAACGCAGTCTGGATAATCAAACCTTTTTTACTCGCGTGGGGCAGCGCTTAATTGGTTTATTAGGGCAAACGACGGGCGATGGCTTTGGCTATCGAGTGGATATGCGGCTACGCCCATTCGGTGAAGTAGGCGCTTTAGCCTTATCGTTTGACGCGATGGAAGGTTATTACGAAACCCACGGGCGTGAATGGGAACGGTATGCTTTGGTGAAAGCGCGGGTGATGGCGGGTGATCAAGCGGCAGGCAAAGAATTAATGGAACGGTTACGCCCGTTTGTTTATCGGCGTTATTTGGATTATGGCGCAGTCGAACAATTACGCGATATGAAAGCCATGATCAATCGTGAAGCCGAACGGCGCGGCAAGTTTCAAGATGTTAAACTGGGTACTGGCGGCATTCGGGAAATTGAATTTACAGCGCAAGTCTTTCAACTAATGCGCGGCGGACGAATTCCAGAACTTCGTACCCGCAATTTATTAGAAACCCTTACGGTATTACTCAAACACGCGTTAATTACGCCGACTGAAGAGAGCACCTTACGCACGGCTTATCATTTTTTACGCCGTACCGAAAACCGTTTGCAAATGTGGAATGATGAGCAAACCCATTCCTTACCCACAGAAGCCCAGCGCCAAGCTGCCTTGGCGGTCAGTATGGGATTTGCTGATTGGCTTAGCTTTAAAGCAGAACTTACTTGGCATCAAGAAGCCGTTGCCGCTATTTTTCAACGGGTATTCCGCGTGGAAGGTGACGAGCGCAAACACGACCCATCGGTCAATGATGTCTGGGAAGGCACAGTTGCCTTAACTCAAGCACAACAGGTATTACAAAATTTAGGCTTTAAACAAACGGATAGCGCCGCTCAAGCTTTACACGAGTTGCGTACAGGTCGCTTATACGGCGCATTAACCGAAATTGGGCGTAGTCGCTTAAATCGCTTAATGCCGCAATTGCTTAGCACCTGTGCCGCTACTGCCACGCCCGATCAAACCTTAGAACGCAGCCTACGCATTATTAATAAAATTGCCAGTCGTTCGGGTTATATTGCGATGTTAGCGGACAACCCGGGGGCATTAGATCAATTTGTCCGCTTGGTCAGCGAAAGCTTATGGATTACTAGCCAACTCACCGATCATCCTATTTTATTGGATCAAATGCTTGATCCCCGCCAATTGTATACCCCCTTAGATCGACAACAATTGGGCAAAGCCTTACGTGAAGAATTAAGCCATATTGATGAAGACGACACCGGCGATGTTATGGAACGTATGCGTCAATTCAAACAAGCGCAAGTGTTACGCGTAGCGGCGGCGGATATTACTGGGGTATTGCCATTAATGCAGGTTTCCGATCAATTAACGTGGATTGCGGAAGCTGTGTTAGAAGAAAGTTGGCAACACGTATGGCGCACGCTATGCGCACAAACAGGCGAACCACATTACCAATTAGAGGGGCAGTCCCATAAAGCGGGGTTTGCGATTATTGGTTATGGCAAACTGGGCGGTTTAGAACTGGGTTACGGTTCAGATTTAGATATTATTTTCTTACACAATAGCCAAGGTACTGAACAACAAACTAATGGCAAAAAGCCGTTAGAGCATGCTGTGTTTTATGCACGCCTTGCACAACGTATTATTCACACCCTAAGCACATTTACCCCTGCCGGACGCTTATACGAAACTGATACGCGCTTACGCCCAAGCGGTGCGTCAGGCTTATTGGTTAGTAGTTTAAAAGCGTTTCAAACCTATCAAACCGAAAAAGCTTGGGTATGGGAACATCAAGCCTTATTAAGAGCACGAGCGATTACAGGCACCGAAAGTTTAATGCAGCAATTTGAAGCCACGCGCCGTGAGATTCTTTGCCAAGCACGTGACCAAGCTGAAGTGCGCCGCGAAGTCATTGAAATGCGCAAAAAAATGTGGGATACCTTAGGCACGCATAGCAATAAAGTCTTTAACCTTAAAAAAGATCCGGGTGGGATTACCGATATTGAATTTATAGTGCAGTATTTAATTTTAGCGAATGCGCATGCCCACCCTGAACTGATTCGCTGGAGCGATAATATTCGTCAATTGGAATCTTTACAGCAAGTTGGTTTATTGAGTGCCGAGCAAGCTGACACACTGGCTGACATTTATCGGGTCTTACGCGATGAAATTCACGCTCGTAGTTTGCAAGAACTGGATAGTAAAGTGCCGATTAGCCAATTTGCTAAAGAGCGTGAATATGTACAACATACTTGGTTGAGCATTAT